A DNA window from Candidatus Delongbacteria bacterium contains the following coding sequences:
- a CDS encoding DUF3368 domain-containing protein yields MLIVADSSPLISLAIIERLGLIKELFTEFFVPEEVYQELTLRNKAYNELFVSFLSHHTKKVHNPMALTGLDMVIDKGEAEAIILALENKIPNILIDDLKGRRVAKLSSLNVIGTLGVLLQAKKKGLLTSIKMDMDKLVDHSIYISENLYKKVLNLANEDL; encoded by the coding sequence ATGCTGATTGTTGCAGACTCATCACCCTTAATCAGCCTGGCCATTATTGAACGTTTGGGGCTTATTAAGGAATTATTTACTGAATTTTTTGTTCCCGAAGAAGTCTATCAAGAACTTACACTAAGAAATAAAGCTTACAATGAGTTATTCGTCTCATTTCTTTCTCATCATACAAAAAAGGTTCACAATCCAATGGCTTTAACCGGGCTTGATATGGTGATCGACAAGGGTGAAGCTGAAGCGATTATACTTGCACTTGAAAACAAGATACCAAATATTTTGATTGATGATCTTAAAGGAAGAAGGGTTGCCAAGTTGAGTAGTTTGAATGTAATCGGAACCCTTGGTGTATTACTTCAGGCCAAGAAAAAGGGATTATTGACTTCAATTAAAATGGACATGGATAAGCTAGTGGACCATTCAATTTATATCAGCGAGAATCTTTATAAAAAAGTATTGAATTTAGCTAATGAAGATTTATAA